A genomic segment from Pseudomonas sessilinigenes encodes:
- a CDS encoding TcpQ domain-containing protein, with product MIRQLTTLSLVALIAGCASQKAESPKPTSAFDSSRNPEWLSPDLYPNGAVPAKEPVVRYGRYTLVSTEPGSSQRDLMAQIIDVTIPSGMSPSIRDAMLYVVDRSGYTLCSPSTPHVDILYTRPLPAAQYKLGPMTLRNTLQVLAGPAWQVKVDEVNRQVCFVLRPGYQLPDPVASSAQLYAAKSPTTLPPAPPSADKASAVVVTAVPSASAITAVTPTDVQGSSATTQTLSPVVSAKDGPTIPKAVPSAAPSSSAAPVTSLASSSAEASKKAAPAVTTAPQQSPIPKPAPVPAKPLPEIWTASTGSTLRQSVEAWAQKANWTLLWEPEDLDYPIAAPLRFEGSFEEAIKQVFPLYDKAPRSFVVDGSAAQRLIHIAERKKK from the coding sequence ATGATCAGGCAGTTGACCACTCTCTCGCTTGTCGCACTCATCGCAGGCTGTGCGAGCCAAAAGGCTGAATCACCCAAGCCGACATCCGCGTTCGATAGCAGTCGCAATCCTGAGTGGCTGTCTCCGGACCTGTATCCCAATGGTGCTGTTCCAGCGAAAGAACCCGTTGTTCGGTACGGCCGCTACACCCTGGTCAGTACCGAACCTGGTTCCAGCCAACGGGACCTCATGGCCCAGATCATCGACGTGACTATCCCCTCAGGGATGAGCCCAAGCATTCGAGATGCCATGCTCTACGTCGTGGACCGGTCGGGTTACACGCTCTGCTCACCGAGCACGCCTCACGTCGACATCCTGTACACCCGCCCTCTTCCAGCGGCCCAGTACAAGCTTGGGCCTATGACCTTGCGCAATACGCTGCAGGTTCTGGCCGGCCCTGCCTGGCAGGTTAAAGTCGATGAGGTGAATCGGCAGGTCTGCTTTGTACTGCGCCCGGGATACCAGCTACCAGATCCGGTCGCCTCATCTGCGCAGCTCTATGCCGCTAAGTCGCCAACCACACTGCCCCCGGCGCCTCCATCTGCTGACAAGGCCAGTGCCGTTGTTGTAACCGCCGTGCCTTCCGCCTCGGCAATCACAGCTGTAACGCCAACGGATGTGCAGGGATCATCCGCCACCACCCAAACGCTTTCCCCAGTGGTATCCGCCAAGGACGGCCCTACTATCCCTAAAGCGGTGCCCAGCGCGGCTCCGAGCTCCAGTGCTGCACCAGTTACATCACTCGCCAGTTCCTCTGCAGAGGCTTCGAAGAAGGCCGCCCCTGCAGTTACCACTGCGCCTCAACAGTCCCCCATCCCAAAGCCGGCACCCGTGCCAGCGAAGCCTCTGCCGGAGATCTGGACGGCCAGTACCGGATCAACTCTTCGCCAGAGCGTTGAGGCCTGGGCACAGAAGGCCAACTGGACGTTGCTGTGGGAGCCGGAGGACCTGGACTACCCCATTGCTGCTCCATTGCGCTTTGAAGGCTCGTTCGAAGAAGCAATCAAGCAGGTGTTCCCCCTCTACGACAAAGCGCCGCGCTCATTCGTAGTCGATGGCAGCGCTGCACAGCGGCTCATACATATCGCTGAGAGAAAGAAAAAATGA